One window of the Chryseotalea sp. WA131a genome contains the following:
- a CDS encoding esterase family protein has product MKEDLIKESTYQSIKLTGIHSELLKRDVDVEILLPAGFETSGKKYPLLLLNDGQDNEAVRIKETIEQLTQSSVVQEVAIVGVTAGDRLQEYGVADKKDYQSRGASAKAYSKYIVSELVPYLVYKYPIHPSPEQHAIAGYSMGGLSAMDIAWNHPEMFRKVGVFSGSLWWRKRDAHSLFYSDHRDRIMHQRIRNGKMKHGLRFWFQTGTEDEASDRNNNGVIDSIDDTLDLIAELTKKGYRPFKDIHYLEMVGGRHDTATWAKAMPEFLKWAFGS; this is encoded by the coding sequence GTGAAAGAAGATTTAATCAAGGAAAGCACCTATCAATCAATTAAACTTACGGGCATTCACTCAGAATTGCTTAAGCGCGATGTGGATGTAGAAATACTATTGCCAGCGGGGTTCGAAACATCTGGAAAAAAATATCCTTTGCTGTTGTTAAACGATGGGCAGGATAATGAAGCGGTGAGAATAAAAGAAACGATTGAACAGCTTACCCAATCGAGCGTTGTGCAAGAAGTAGCCATTGTGGGTGTAACCGCTGGTGATCGCTTGCAAGAATACGGTGTGGCCGATAAAAAAGACTACCAAAGCAGAGGCGCCAGCGCGAAGGCGTATTCAAAATACATTGTGAGCGAACTTGTGCCGTACTTGGTTTATAAATACCCCATCCATCCTTCGCCAGAGCAACACGCCATTGCTGGCTACTCTATGGGTGGTCTCAGCGCAATGGACATTGCTTGGAACCATCCGGAAATGTTTAGGAAGGTGGGCGTGTTTAGTGGTTCGCTGTGGTGGCGTAAACGCGATGCCCACAGTCTTTTTTATTCCGATCACCGCGATCGTATTATGCACCAGCGCATTCGCAACGGAAAAATGAAACATGGCTTGCGTTTTTGGTTTCAGACGGGTACCGAAGATGAAGCCAGCGACCGCAACAACAATGGTGTGATTGACTCCATTGACGACACATTAGATTTAATTGCCGAGCTGACAAAAAAAGGATATCGGCCATTTAAAGATATTCACTACTTGGAAATGGTGGGAGGCCGCCACGACACCGCCACCTGGGCGAAAGCAATGCCTGAGTTTTTGAAATGGGCGTTTGGGAGTTAG
- the lysA gene encoding diaminopimelate decarboxylase: MNLVNNVYQIQGLNVADICAEFGTPLYVYDGQKIVQQLQNLKNAFSENQVKVKYAAKALTNISILKLLKKNGAGVDVVSLQEAHIAMGAGFTPDEIMFTPNCVDFSEIVEGVTLGLNINLDNLSVLEKFGKKYGSNYPCCIRLNPHILAGGNYKISTGHGNSKFGISVYQLPQIMQLVQQYKINVNGLHIHTGSEITETDVFLKMAEILFGVARDFPNLKFIDFGSGFKVAYKEGDHITNIYDLGLKLGKAFKEFYQSYGKQLELWVEPGKYLVSEAGYLFVNANVVKTTPSVTFVGVNSGLNHLIRPMMYDAYHDIVNTSNPTGDNKIYTVVGNICETDTFGADRKMNEVREGDLLVLKNAGAYGYSMASNYNSRFRPAEVLVLNGKAQLIRKRDTLDDILRNQVAIDFDK; the protein is encoded by the coding sequence ATGAACCTCGTCAATAACGTTTATCAAATCCAAGGGCTGAATGTAGCCGATATTTGCGCTGAATTTGGAACGCCATTGTATGTGTACGATGGCCAAAAAATAGTTCAGCAACTACAGAATTTAAAAAATGCCTTCTCAGAAAACCAAGTAAAGGTGAAGTATGCGGCCAAAGCGCTCACCAATATTTCGATTTTAAAGTTGCTGAAAAAGAACGGGGCAGGGGTAGATGTGGTGTCGTTGCAAGAAGCACACATTGCCATGGGTGCCGGGTTTACGCCTGACGAAATCATGTTTACGCCCAACTGCGTTGATTTTTCTGAAATTGTAGAAGGGGTAACGCTCGGCCTCAACATTAATCTCGATAATCTGTCGGTGCTTGAAAAGTTCGGAAAAAAATATGGAAGCAATTATCCTTGCTGCATCCGGCTGAACCCACATATTTTGGCAGGGGGAAATTATAAAATTTCTACGGGGCATGGCAATTCAAAATTTGGTATTTCGGTTTATCAGCTTCCGCAGATTATGCAGTTGGTGCAGCAATACAAAATCAATGTAAATGGTTTGCACATTCACACCGGTTCTGAAATCACCGAGACGGACGTGTTTTTGAAAATGGCCGAAATCCTGTTTGGTGTGGCCCGCGATTTTCCCAATCTTAAGTTCATCGATTTTGGAAGCGGATTTAAGGTGGCCTACAAAGAAGGCGACCACATTACCAACATTTATGATTTGGGTTTGAAGTTGGGCAAAGCCTTCAAAGAATTTTATCAAAGCTATGGCAAACAATTGGAGCTTTGGGTTGAGCCCGGAAAATACTTAGTAAGCGAAGCAGGTTATTTGTTTGTAAATGCCAATGTGGTGAAGACTACACCTTCCGTCACCTTTGTGGGTGTTAATTCAGGACTCAATCATCTCATCCGACCGATGATGTACGATGCTTATCATGATATTGTGAACACCTCTAACCCAACAGGCGACAACAAAATATACACTGTGGTCGGTAATATTTGTGAGACCGATACTTTTGGTGCCGATCGCAAAATGAACGAAGTGCGCGAGGGCGATTTGTTGGTACTGAAAAATGCAGGAGCGTATGGTTATTCGATGGCCTCTAACTATAATTCACGCTTCCGCCCTGCGGAAGTATTGGTGTTAAATGGAAAAGCGCAACTCATTCGCAAGCGCGACACATTGGACGACATTTTGAGAAATCAGGTAGCGATTGACTTTGATAAGTAG
- a CDS encoding NAD(P)/FAD-dependent oxidoreductase — translation MGGGAAGFFGAINAAHKNPKLKIAILEKSSKLLSKVRISGGGRCNVTHHCFEATPLSQHYPRGQRELKKLFRVFQASDTVKWFDERGVKLKTEEDGRMFPTTDDSQTIINCFLKEADHYNIQIYLNEGLEHLEKNENLFYLKTNRQTFISNKVLVAIGGHPQSSSYDFVKQAGHTIVPLIPSLFTFNDSEKKFKDLMGVSVAEATVRIASTDFSELGPVLVTHWGLSGPAVIKLSAWAATYLHDKKYTFTALVNWTGKRGEEEVREFLQNQKANRGKQKIVTNPLFALPSRLWERLVSIAEIIDEKIWAEASNKEINKLTELLIRCPFHIKGKTTFKEEFVTCGGVDLKEIDLQTMESKKVQCLYFAGEVLNIDGETGGFNFQAAWSTAFVAAKSISQQFLEA, via the coding sequence ATCGGTGGCGGGGCAGCTGGTTTTTTCGGTGCCATCAATGCTGCACATAAAAATCCTAAACTTAAGATTGCCATTCTTGAGAAATCATCAAAGCTACTTTCTAAAGTAAGAATATCTGGAGGTGGCCGATGCAATGTAACCCATCATTGCTTTGAGGCCACACCCTTGTCGCAGCACTACCCCCGTGGACAAAGAGAATTGAAGAAATTGTTTCGAGTGTTTCAAGCGAGCGATACGGTAAAATGGTTTGACGAGCGAGGAGTAAAATTAAAAACCGAAGAAGATGGACGGATGTTTCCGACCACCGATGACTCCCAAACCATTATCAATTGTTTTTTAAAAGAAGCTGACCATTATAATATTCAGATTTATCTAAATGAAGGTTTAGAACATTTGGAGAAAAATGAGAATCTGTTTTATCTGAAAACAAATCGACAAACGTTTATCAGCAACAAGGTGTTGGTAGCAATTGGTGGTCATCCTCAATCTTCCTCTTACGATTTTGTAAAACAAGCCGGCCATACCATCGTTCCGTTGATTCCTTCGCTTTTTACATTCAATGATTCCGAAAAGAAATTTAAAGACCTGATGGGTGTTTCGGTGGCGGAAGCGACCGTGAGAATTGCAAGCACCGATTTTTCAGAGCTTGGCCCGGTGTTAGTTACTCATTGGGGATTGAGTGGGCCAGCCGTTATCAAACTCTCGGCTTGGGCGGCTACCTATCTTCATGATAAAAAATACACGTTCACAGCTTTGGTAAATTGGACAGGCAAGCGGGGCGAAGAAGAAGTTCGGGAATTTTTACAAAATCAAAAGGCAAATCGCGGTAAGCAAAAGATAGTAACCAACCCATTGTTTGCGTTGCCGAGCAGGTTGTGGGAGCGGTTAGTCTCGATAGCAGAAATTATAGATGAAAAAATTTGGGCCGAGGCGTCCAACAAAGAAATAAATAAACTGACTGAACTTTTGATTCGGTGCCCATTCCACATAAAGGGCAAAACTACTTTTAAAGAAGAGTTTGTTACCTGTGGCGGTGTAGACCTGAAAGAAATTGATTTGCAAACCATGGAAAGCAAAAAAGTACAGTGTTTATACTTTGCTGGCGAAGTGTTGAATATTGATGGCGAAACAGGCGGGTTTAATTTTCAAGCAGCTTGGTCTACCGCCTTTGTGGCGGCTAAGTCAATTTCCCAACAATTTTTGGAAGCCTGA
- a CDS encoding 4Fe-4S dicluster domain-containing protein, with translation MAIAQQILFLIALGLAGYFIRKRVVRIRKNIELGKKETVSGSSSERWQNVLLVAFGQRKMFKRFIPAFFHFLIYAGFLIINLEVLEFVIDGVAGTHRIFAPYLGGFYNVLMNIFEFLAVAVLASCIVFLLRRNVLKVARFQSAEMTKWPRMDANLILTIEIILMLAILTMNATDQILQTRTTHYHPTGLLFFSNIITPALQNINTSTLIFIERFCWWFHILGIFAFTIYVTYSKHLHIFMAFVNTYYAKLQPKGHINNMPVVTHEVKTMLGLPVEPSITPSVPGRFGAKDINDLSRINLMAAYACTECGRCTSECPANLTGKKLSPRKIMMDVRDRMEEVGNSLEKGGPGLNDGKFLLGDYISKEEINACTSCNACVEACPVLINPLEIILELRRYQAMEESSSPQQWNSMFQNVETSFTPWKFPASDRFNWAKTNS, from the coding sequence ATGGCAATAGCACAGCAAATACTCTTCCTTATAGCACTCGGGCTTGCCGGGTACTTCATTCGCAAGCGCGTGGTGCGCATTCGCAAAAACATTGAATTGGGCAAAAAAGAGACCGTTTCAGGTTCTAGCAGCGAGCGTTGGCAAAACGTATTGCTCGTGGCCTTTGGTCAACGTAAAATGTTCAAACGTTTTATTCCCGCCTTTTTTCACTTTTTAATCTATGCTGGTTTTCTCATTATCAATTTGGAAGTATTGGAGTTTGTGATTGATGGCGTAGCCGGCACCCACCGGATTTTTGCCCCTTACCTCGGTGGCTTCTACAATGTGTTGATGAATATTTTTGAATTTTTGGCCGTGGCCGTGTTGGCGTCTTGCATTGTTTTTTTGCTCCGAAGAAATGTTTTAAAAGTAGCACGCTTTCAATCAGCTGAAATGACAAAGTGGCCGCGCATGGATGCCAATTTGATTTTGACGATTGAAATCATTTTGATGTTGGCTATCCTTACCATGAATGCTACCGACCAAATTTTGCAAACCCGCACTACACACTATCATCCGACAGGCTTATTGTTCTTTAGCAACATTATCACACCGGCACTTCAAAATATCAACACCTCAACGCTTATTTTTATTGAGCGTTTCTGCTGGTGGTTTCACATCTTGGGCATTTTTGCTTTCACGATTTATGTTACGTACTCCAAGCACCTTCATATTTTCATGGCGTTTGTCAATACCTATTATGCCAAACTTCAACCGAAGGGCCATATTAACAATATGCCTGTGGTTACGCACGAAGTGAAAACCATGTTGGGGTTACCGGTAGAGCCTTCAATAACACCATCAGTGCCTGGTCGGTTTGGTGCAAAGGACATCAACGATTTAAGCCGAATCAATTTGATGGCAGCCTACGCCTGTACTGAATGCGGCCGTTGTACGAGCGAGTGCCCGGCCAACCTTACGGGAAAAAAGCTGTCACCACGTAAAATCATGATGGACGTTCGCGACCGCATGGAAGAAGTGGGCAATAGTTTGGAAAAAGGCGGACCCGGTTTGAATGATGGAAAGTTTTTGCTGGGAGATTATATCAGCAAAGAAGAAATCAATGCGTGCACGAGTTGCAATGCGTGCGTGGAGGCTTGCCCTGTTTTAATCAACCCGCTGGAAATCATTTTGGAACTGAGACGCTACCAAGCGATGGAAGAAAGCAGTTCGCCCCAGCAATGGAACAGCATGTTTCAAAATGTGGAAACCAGCTTTACGCCTTGGAAATTTCCGGCCAGCGATCGCTTTAATTGGGCAAAAACAAATTCTTGA